The following are from one region of the Amia ocellicauda isolate fAmiCal2 chromosome 1, fAmiCal2.hap1, whole genome shotgun sequence genome:
- the rock2a gene encoding rho-associated protein kinase 2 isoform X5: MSAGAERRTESRWKKLESMIKDPKSAINVESLLDSINALVLDLDYPALRKNKNVETFLNRYEKVMGKVRDLQMKLEDFDRVKVIGRGAFGEVQLVRHKASQKVYAMKLLSKFEMIKRSDSAFFWEERDIMAFADSPWVVQLCCAFQDDRHLYMVMEYMPGGDLVNLTSNYDMPEKWAKFYTAEVVLALDAIHSMGFIHRDVKPDNMLLDRLGHLKLADFGTCMKMDTQTGMVRCDTAVGTPDYISPEVLKSQGGDGYYGRECDWWSVGVFIFEMLVGDTPFYADSLVGTYSKIMDHKNSLNFPDDVEISKDAKNLICAFLTDREVRLGRSGVEEIKRHPFFKNDQWTFETIRETVAPVVPELSSDIDTSNFDDIEDDKGDAETFPVPKAFVGNQLPFVGFTYFKEDQLLGDSNPSAVENEHQAAVKGEDNKVLIQLQKKLHQLEEQLNNEMQAKDELEHKCRTANTRLERVSKDLDEEINLRKNLESSLRQLEREQALLQHKNVENQRKAENEADKKRCLENEVNTLRDQLEDVKKRNQNSQISNEKVLQLQRQLDEANTLLRTESDAAARLRKTQTEMTKQMQQLESNSRELQDKCCLLENARLKLEKDFLSLQSALESEKRDRSQGSEVISDLQGRISGLEEELRHVKSLLSRVETEKRQLHEKLTDLEKEKSNIEIDMTYKLKVLQQSLEQEEAEHKATKARLADKNKIYESIEEAKSEAMKEMEKKLQEERASKMKVENMLLEVEKQCSMLDCDLKQSHQKLDELRRHKENLNEEVKNLSLKIEQETQKRSLTQNDLKIQSQQVNSLRMSEKQLKQEINHLLEIKQTLEKQNSELRKERQDADGQMKELQDQLEAEQYFSTLYKTQVRELKEEYEEKNKLCKDMQQKLQELQDERDSLAAQLEITLTKADSEQLARSIAEEQYSDLEKEKIMKELEIKEMMARHKQELAEKDATIGSLEEANRTLTSDVANLANEKEEINNKMKEVQEQLQQSMEEEQAMAMTKAQFEKQLQSERTLKTQAVNKLAEIMNRKEVRGGGSRRGNDTDVRRKEKENRKLQLELRSEREKLNSTIIKYQREINDMQALIADESQVRIELQMALDSKESDIEQLRSLLNSMNAHSLDTSSIGSGPDFDTDESFPVRITQTHTSESMSFTYKRTSASVSIGTRPSRSFVHLDSDSDSDAEEDAEPEQEALTYDPDELESTETRLEGWLSLPVRNNTKRFGWEKKYVVVSSKKILFYNTEQDKEHSNPYMVLDIDKLFHVRPVTQTDVYRADAKEIPRIFQILYANEGESKKDQEFPVEPLPIGEKSSYICHKGHEFIPTLYHFPTGCEACTKPLWNVFKPPPALECRRCHIKCHKDHMDRKEEVIAPCKVNYDISTAKNLLLLAISQEEQQKWVSRLVKKIPKKPPAPDHFARSSPRASMMVQPNQSMRRPSRQLPPNKPS, translated from the exons GATTCCATCAATGCCTTGGTTCTGGATTTGGACTACCCTGCtctgaggaaaaacaaaaatgtagaaACCTTTCTAAATCGAT ATGAGAAGGTGATGGGGAAGGTGCGCGACCTGCAGATGAAGCTGGAGGATTTCGACCGAGTCAAGGTGATCGGAAGAGGGGCCTTTGGAGAGGTGCAGCTG GTGCGGCACAAAGCATCGCAGAAGGTGTATGCAATGAAGCTCCTGAGTAAATTTGAAATGATCAAGCGCTCTGATTCAGCCTTCTTCTGGGAGGAGAGGGACATCATGGCCTTCGCTGACAGCCCCTGGGTTGTCCAG CTGTGCTGCGCTTTCCAGGACGACCGGCACCTGTACATGGTGATGGAGTACATGCCCGGTGGCGACCTGGTCAACCTCACCAGTAACTACGACATGCCTGAGAAGTGGGCCAAGTTCTACACTGCTGAGGTAGTGCTGGCCCTGGATGCCATCCACTCAATGGGCTTCATCCACCGGGACGTCAAGCCTGACAACATGCTGCTGGACCGGCTCGGCCACCTCAAACTCGCCGACTTCGGCACCTGTATGAAGATGGACACA CAGACGGGCATGGTGCGCTGCGACACAGCCGTGGGAACGCCTGACTACATCTCCCCAGAGGTGCTGAAGTCCCAGGGAGGTGATGGCTACTATGGGCGCGAGTGTGACTGGTGGTCGGTGGGTGTCTTCATCTTCGAGATGCTGGTTG GCGATACACCGTTCTATGCGGACTCGCTGGTGGGAACGTACAGTAAGATCATGGACCACAAGAACTCGCTCAACTTCCCAGACGACGTGGAAATCTCCAAGGATGCCAAGAATCTCATCTGTGCCTTCCTAACAGACAG GGAGGTGAGGTTGGGGCGCAGCGGCGTGGAGGAAATTAAACGGCACCCTTTCTTCAAGAACGACCAGTGGACCTTCGAGACCATTCGTGAAA CCGTTGCCCCCGTGGTGCCCGAGCTGAGCAGCGACATCGACACCAGTAACTTCGATGACATCGAAGATGATAAGGGCGATGCGGAGACCTTCCCAGTGCCCAAAGCCTTCGTAGGCAACCAGCTGCCTTTTGTGGGCTTCACCTACTTCAAGGAAGATCA GTTGCTAGGCGACTCAAACCCGTCCGCTGTGGAGAATGAGCATCAGGCTGCAGTCAAAGGGGAG GACAATAAAGTG CTGATCCAACTGCAGAAGAAGCTCCATCAGCTGGAAGAGCAGCTCAATAATGAAATGCAAGCCAAGGACGAACTGGAGCACAAGTGCAG AACTGCCAACACCCGtcttgaaagagtttccaaagacCTGGATGAAGAG ATCAACTTGAGGAAAAACCTGGAGTCCAGTCTGAGGCAGCTGGAGCGGGAGCAGGCGCTGCTGCAGCACAAGAACGTGGAGAACCAGAGGAAGGCTGAGAACGAGGCGGACAAGAAACGCTGTCTGGAGAATGAAG TGAATACCCTGAGGGATCAGCTTGAGGATGTGAAGAAGAGGAATCAGAACTCTCAGATCTCCAACGAGAAGGTCCTACAGCTGCAGAGACAG CTGGACGAGGCGAACACTCTGCTCCGCACGGAGTCGGATGCGGCCGCCCGGCTGCgtaagacacagacagagatgaCCAAGCAGATGCAGCAGCTGGAGTCCAACAGCCGCGAGCTGCAGGACAAGTGCTGCCTTCTGGAGAACGCCCGGCTCAAGCTGGAGAAGGACTTCCTGTCTCTGCAGTCCGCTCTAGAGTCCGAGAAGAGGGACCGCAGCCAGGGCTCTGAGGTCATCTCCGACCTGCAAG GGCGGATCTCCGGCCTGGAGGAAGAGCTCCGCCACGTGAAGAGCCTCCTGTCAAGAGTGGAGACGGAGAAGAGACAGCTGCATGAGAAGCTGACGGACTTGGAGAAG GAGAAGAGCAACATCGAGATTGACATGACCTACAAGCTGAAAGTGCTGCAGCAGAGCCTGGAGCAGGAGGAGGCCGAGCACAAGGCTACCAAAGCGCGGCTTGCCGACAAAAACAAGATCTACGAGTCCATCGAGGAGGCCAAGTCCGAAGCCATGAAAG AGATGGAGAAGAAGCTGCAAGAGGAGAGGGCATCCAAGATGAAGGTGGAGAACATGCTGCTGGAGGTGGAGAAGCAGTGCTCCATGCTGGACTGCGACCTCAAACAGTCCCACCAGAAACTGGATGAGCTGCGCCGTCACAAGGAGAATCTCAACGAGGAG GTGAAGAATCTGAGCCTGAAGATCGAACAGGAGACGCAGAAGAGGAGTCTCACGCAGAACGACCTGAAGATCCAGAGCCAGCAGGTGAACTCCCTGAGGATGTCCGAGAAGCAGCTGAAGCAGGAGATCAATCATCTCCTGGAGATCAAGCAGACGCTGGAGAAGCAGAACAGTGAGCTCCGCAA GGAACGTCAGGACGCCGACGGGCAGATGAAGGAACTCCAGGATCAGCTCGAAGCAGAGCAGTATTTTTCG ACCCTGTATAAGACGCAGGTACGGGAGCTCAAGGAAGAATACGAAGAGAAGAACAAACTGTGCAAAGATATGCAGCAGAAACTGCAAGAGCTCCAGGATGAGAG GGACTCACTGGCTGCCCAGCTGGAGATCACACTGACCAAGGCGGACTCTGAGCAGCTGGCGCGCTCCATAGCCGAGGAGCAGTACTCCGACCTGGAGAAGGAGAAGATCATGAAGGAGCTGGAGATCAAGGAGATGATGGCCAGGCACAAGCAGGAGCTGGCGGAGAAGGACGCCACCATAGGATCG CTGGAGGAAGCAAACAGGACGTTAACCAGCGATGTGGCGAATCTGGCCAATGAGAAGGAAGAGATAAACAACAAGATGAAAGAAGTCCAGGAAC AACTACAGCAGTCTATGGAGGAAGAGCAGGCCATGGCAATGACCAAGGCTCAGTTTGAGAAGCAGCTGCAGAGCGAGAGGACACTAAAGACACAG GCCGTCAACAAGCTGGCGGAGATCATGAACCGCAAAGAGGTGCGGGGCGGGGGCAGCCGGCGTGGGAACGACACAGACGTACGcaggaaggagaaggagaaccGCAAGCTGCAACTGGAGCTGCGCTCTGAGAGGGAGAAGCTGAACAGCACCATCATCAAGTACCAGCGGGAGATCAACGACATGCAGGCG CTGATCGCCGATGAGAGCCAGGTGCGCATCGAGCTGCAGATGGCCCTGGACAGTAAGGAGAGCGACATCGAGCAGCTCCGCTCGCTGCTCAACTCCATGAACGCTCACAGCCTGGACACCAGCAGCATCGGCAGCGGGCCGGACTTCGACACAGACGAGTCCTTCCCCG TGCGCATCACTCAGACCCACACCTCCGAATCCATGTCCTTCACCTACAAGCGCACCTCCGCCTCTGTCAGCATTGGCACTAGGCCCTCCCGATCCTTCGTGCATTTAGACTCCGACTCCGACTCTGATGCGGAGGAAGATGCAGAGCCCGAACAGGAAGCTCTGACCTATGACCCGGATGAGCTTGAGAGCACAG AAACCCGTCTGGAAGGCTGGCTATCATTACCAGTGAGGAACAACACCAAGAGGTTCGGGTGGGAGAAAAAG TATGTTGTGGTGAGCAGTAAGAAGATCCTGTTCTACAACACCGAGCAGGACAAGGAGCACTCTAACCCCTACATGGTGCTAGATATCGA CAAACTGTTCCACGTCAGGCCGGTCACCCAGACGGATGTGTACAGAGCCGATGCTAAAGAGATTCCCAGGATATTCCAG atcCTGTACGCCAACGAGGGAGAGAGCAAGAAGGATCAAGAGTTCCCCGTGGAGCCACTGCCCATCGGGGAGAAGTCCAGTTACATCTGCCACAAGGGCCATGAGTTCATCCCCACGCTGTACCACTTCCCCACGGGCTGCGAGGCCTGCACCAAGCCCCTGTGGAACGTGTTCAAGCCACCCCCTGCCCTGGAGTGCCGCCGCTGCCACATCAAGTGTCACAAGGACCACATGGACAGGAAGGAGGAGGTCATAGCGCCATGCAagg TGAACTACGACATCTCAACGGCGAAGAACCTGCTCCTGCTGGCTATATCCCAAGAGGAGCAGCAGAAGTGGGTGAGTCGGCTGGTGAAGAAAATCCCCAAGAAGCCGCCGGCGCCGGATCACTTCGCCCGCTCCTCCCCCAGGGCCTCCATGATGGTGCAGCCCAACCAGTCCATGCGGCGGCCCAGCAGGCAGCTCCCCCCCAACAAACCCAG CTAA
- the rock2a gene encoding rho-associated protein kinase 2 isoform X2, which yields MSAGAERRTESRWKKLESMIKDPKSAINVESLLDSINALVLDLDYPALRKNKNVETFLNRYEKVMGKVRDLQMKLEDFDRVKVIGRGAFGEVQLVRHKASQKVYAMKLLSKFEMIKRSDSAFFWEERDIMAFADSPWVVQLCCAFQDDRHLYMVMEYMPGGDLVNLTSNYDMPEKWAKFYTAEVVLALDAIHSMGFIHRDVKPDNMLLDRLGHLKLADFGTCMKMDTTGMVRCDTAVGTPDYISPEVLKSQGGDGYYGRECDWWSVGVFIFEMLVGDTPFYADSLVGTYSKIMDHKNSLNFPDDVEISKDAKNLICAFLTDREVRLGRSGVEEIKRHPFFKNDQWTFETIRETVAPVVPELSSDIDTSNFDDIEDDKGDAETFPVPKAFVGNQLPFVGFTYFKEDQLLGDSNPSAVENEHQAAVKGEDNKVLIQLQKKLHQLEEQLNNEMQAKDELEHKCRTANTRLERVSKDLDEEINLRKNLESSLRQLEREQALLQHKNVENQRKAENEADKKRCLENEVNTLRDQLEDVKKRNQNSQISNEKVLQLQRQLDEANTLLRTESDAAARLRKTQTEMTKQMQQLESNSRELQDKCCLLENARLKLEKDFLSLQSALESEKRDRSQGSEVISDLQGRISGLEEELRHVKSLLSRVETEKRQLHEKLTDLEKEKSNIEIDMTYKLKVLQQSLEQEEAEHKATKARLADKNKIYESIEEAKSEAMKEMEKKLQEERASKMKVENMLLEVEKQCSMLDCDLKQSHQKLDELRRHKENLNEEVKNLSLKIEQETQKRSLTQNDLKIQSQQVNSLRMSEKQLKQEINHLLEIKQTLEKQNSELRKERQDADGQMKELQDQLEAEQYFSTLYKTQVRELKEEYEEKNKLCKDMQQKLQELQDERDSLAAQLEITLTKADSEQLARSIAEEQYSDLEKEKIMKELEIKEMMARHKQELAEKDATIGSLEEANRTLTSDVANLANEKEEINNKMKEVQEQLQQSMEEEQAMAMTKAQFEKQLQSERTLKTQAVNKLAEIMNRKEVRGGGSRRGNDTDVRRKEKENRKLQLELRSEREKLNSTIIKYQREINDMQALIADESQVRIELQMALDSKESDIEQLRSLLNSMNAHSLDTSSIGSGPDFDTDESFPVRITQTHTSESMSFTYKRTSASVSIGTRPSRSFVHLDSDSDSDAEEDAEPEQEALTYDPDELESTETRLEGWLSLPVRNNTKRFGWEKKYVVVSSKKILFYNTEQDKEHSNPYMVLDIDKLFHVRPVTQTDVYRADAKEIPRIFQILYANEGESKKDQEFPVEPLPIGEKSSYICHKGHEFIPTLYHFPTGCEACTKPLWNVFKPPPALECRRCHIKCHKDHMDRKEEVIAPCKVNYDISTAKNLLLLAISQEEQQKWVSRLVKKIPKKPPAPDHFARSSPRASMMVQPNQSMRRPSRQLPPNKPRLLDLTLKDWDWSFDDVDDDDVFDF from the exons GATTCCATCAATGCCTTGGTTCTGGATTTGGACTACCCTGCtctgaggaaaaacaaaaatgtagaaACCTTTCTAAATCGAT ATGAGAAGGTGATGGGGAAGGTGCGCGACCTGCAGATGAAGCTGGAGGATTTCGACCGAGTCAAGGTGATCGGAAGAGGGGCCTTTGGAGAGGTGCAGCTG GTGCGGCACAAAGCATCGCAGAAGGTGTATGCAATGAAGCTCCTGAGTAAATTTGAAATGATCAAGCGCTCTGATTCAGCCTTCTTCTGGGAGGAGAGGGACATCATGGCCTTCGCTGACAGCCCCTGGGTTGTCCAG CTGTGCTGCGCTTTCCAGGACGACCGGCACCTGTACATGGTGATGGAGTACATGCCCGGTGGCGACCTGGTCAACCTCACCAGTAACTACGACATGCCTGAGAAGTGGGCCAAGTTCTACACTGCTGAGGTAGTGCTGGCCCTGGATGCCATCCACTCAATGGGCTTCATCCACCGGGACGTCAAGCCTGACAACATGCTGCTGGACCGGCTCGGCCACCTCAAACTCGCCGACTTCGGCACCTGTATGAAGATGGACACA ACGGGCATGGTGCGCTGCGACACAGCCGTGGGAACGCCTGACTACATCTCCCCAGAGGTGCTGAAGTCCCAGGGAGGTGATGGCTACTATGGGCGCGAGTGTGACTGGTGGTCGGTGGGTGTCTTCATCTTCGAGATGCTGGTTG GCGATACACCGTTCTATGCGGACTCGCTGGTGGGAACGTACAGTAAGATCATGGACCACAAGAACTCGCTCAACTTCCCAGACGACGTGGAAATCTCCAAGGATGCCAAGAATCTCATCTGTGCCTTCCTAACAGACAG GGAGGTGAGGTTGGGGCGCAGCGGCGTGGAGGAAATTAAACGGCACCCTTTCTTCAAGAACGACCAGTGGACCTTCGAGACCATTCGTGAAA CCGTTGCCCCCGTGGTGCCCGAGCTGAGCAGCGACATCGACACCAGTAACTTCGATGACATCGAAGATGATAAGGGCGATGCGGAGACCTTCCCAGTGCCCAAAGCCTTCGTAGGCAACCAGCTGCCTTTTGTGGGCTTCACCTACTTCAAGGAAGATCA GTTGCTAGGCGACTCAAACCCGTCCGCTGTGGAGAATGAGCATCAGGCTGCAGTCAAAGGGGAG GACAATAAAGTG CTGATCCAACTGCAGAAGAAGCTCCATCAGCTGGAAGAGCAGCTCAATAATGAAATGCAAGCCAAGGACGAACTGGAGCACAAGTGCAG AACTGCCAACACCCGtcttgaaagagtttccaaagacCTGGATGAAGAG ATCAACTTGAGGAAAAACCTGGAGTCCAGTCTGAGGCAGCTGGAGCGGGAGCAGGCGCTGCTGCAGCACAAGAACGTGGAGAACCAGAGGAAGGCTGAGAACGAGGCGGACAAGAAACGCTGTCTGGAGAATGAAG TGAATACCCTGAGGGATCAGCTTGAGGATGTGAAGAAGAGGAATCAGAACTCTCAGATCTCCAACGAGAAGGTCCTACAGCTGCAGAGACAG CTGGACGAGGCGAACACTCTGCTCCGCACGGAGTCGGATGCGGCCGCCCGGCTGCgtaagacacagacagagatgaCCAAGCAGATGCAGCAGCTGGAGTCCAACAGCCGCGAGCTGCAGGACAAGTGCTGCCTTCTGGAGAACGCCCGGCTCAAGCTGGAGAAGGACTTCCTGTCTCTGCAGTCCGCTCTAGAGTCCGAGAAGAGGGACCGCAGCCAGGGCTCTGAGGTCATCTCCGACCTGCAAG GGCGGATCTCCGGCCTGGAGGAAGAGCTCCGCCACGTGAAGAGCCTCCTGTCAAGAGTGGAGACGGAGAAGAGACAGCTGCATGAGAAGCTGACGGACTTGGAGAAG GAGAAGAGCAACATCGAGATTGACATGACCTACAAGCTGAAAGTGCTGCAGCAGAGCCTGGAGCAGGAGGAGGCCGAGCACAAGGCTACCAAAGCGCGGCTTGCCGACAAAAACAAGATCTACGAGTCCATCGAGGAGGCCAAGTCCGAAGCCATGAAAG AGATGGAGAAGAAGCTGCAAGAGGAGAGGGCATCCAAGATGAAGGTGGAGAACATGCTGCTGGAGGTGGAGAAGCAGTGCTCCATGCTGGACTGCGACCTCAAACAGTCCCACCAGAAACTGGATGAGCTGCGCCGTCACAAGGAGAATCTCAACGAGGAG GTGAAGAATCTGAGCCTGAAGATCGAACAGGAGACGCAGAAGAGGAGTCTCACGCAGAACGACCTGAAGATCCAGAGCCAGCAGGTGAACTCCCTGAGGATGTCCGAGAAGCAGCTGAAGCAGGAGATCAATCATCTCCTGGAGATCAAGCAGACGCTGGAGAAGCAGAACAGTGAGCTCCGCAA GGAACGTCAGGACGCCGACGGGCAGATGAAGGAACTCCAGGATCAGCTCGAAGCAGAGCAGTATTTTTCG ACCCTGTATAAGACGCAGGTACGGGAGCTCAAGGAAGAATACGAAGAGAAGAACAAACTGTGCAAAGATATGCAGCAGAAACTGCAAGAGCTCCAGGATGAGAG GGACTCACTGGCTGCCCAGCTGGAGATCACACTGACCAAGGCGGACTCTGAGCAGCTGGCGCGCTCCATAGCCGAGGAGCAGTACTCCGACCTGGAGAAGGAGAAGATCATGAAGGAGCTGGAGATCAAGGAGATGATGGCCAGGCACAAGCAGGAGCTGGCGGAGAAGGACGCCACCATAGGATCG CTGGAGGAAGCAAACAGGACGTTAACCAGCGATGTGGCGAATCTGGCCAATGAGAAGGAAGAGATAAACAACAAGATGAAAGAAGTCCAGGAAC AACTACAGCAGTCTATGGAGGAAGAGCAGGCCATGGCAATGACCAAGGCTCAGTTTGAGAAGCAGCTGCAGAGCGAGAGGACACTAAAGACACAG GCCGTCAACAAGCTGGCGGAGATCATGAACCGCAAAGAGGTGCGGGGCGGGGGCAGCCGGCGTGGGAACGACACAGACGTACGcaggaaggagaaggagaaccGCAAGCTGCAACTGGAGCTGCGCTCTGAGAGGGAGAAGCTGAACAGCACCATCATCAAGTACCAGCGGGAGATCAACGACATGCAGGCG CTGATCGCCGATGAGAGCCAGGTGCGCATCGAGCTGCAGATGGCCCTGGACAGTAAGGAGAGCGACATCGAGCAGCTCCGCTCGCTGCTCAACTCCATGAACGCTCACAGCCTGGACACCAGCAGCATCGGCAGCGGGCCGGACTTCGACACAGACGAGTCCTTCCCCG TGCGCATCACTCAGACCCACACCTCCGAATCCATGTCCTTCACCTACAAGCGCACCTCCGCCTCTGTCAGCATTGGCACTAGGCCCTCCCGATCCTTCGTGCATTTAGACTCCGACTCCGACTCTGATGCGGAGGAAGATGCAGAGCCCGAACAGGAAGCTCTGACCTATGACCCGGATGAGCTTGAGAGCACAG AAACCCGTCTGGAAGGCTGGCTATCATTACCAGTGAGGAACAACACCAAGAGGTTCGGGTGGGAGAAAAAG TATGTTGTGGTGAGCAGTAAGAAGATCCTGTTCTACAACACCGAGCAGGACAAGGAGCACTCTAACCCCTACATGGTGCTAGATATCGA CAAACTGTTCCACGTCAGGCCGGTCACCCAGACGGATGTGTACAGAGCCGATGCTAAAGAGATTCCCAGGATATTCCAG atcCTGTACGCCAACGAGGGAGAGAGCAAGAAGGATCAAGAGTTCCCCGTGGAGCCACTGCCCATCGGGGAGAAGTCCAGTTACATCTGCCACAAGGGCCATGAGTTCATCCCCACGCTGTACCACTTCCCCACGGGCTGCGAGGCCTGCACCAAGCCCCTGTGGAACGTGTTCAAGCCACCCCCTGCCCTGGAGTGCCGCCGCTGCCACATCAAGTGTCACAAGGACCACATGGACAGGAAGGAGGAGGTCATAGCGCCATGCAagg TGAACTACGACATCTCAACGGCGAAGAACCTGCTCCTGCTGGCTATATCCCAAGAGGAGCAGCAGAAGTGGGTGAGTCGGCTGGTGAAGAAAATCCCCAAGAAGCCGCCGGCGCCGGATCACTTCGCCCGCTCCTCCCCCAGGGCCTCCATGATGGTGCAGCCCAACCAGTCCATGCGGCGGCCCAGCAGGCAGCTCCCCCCCAACAAACCCAG ATTGCTAGATTTGACGCTTAAAGACTGGGACTGGTCGTttgatgatgttgatgatgaCGATGTTTTTGATTTCTGA